In Bacillus toyonensis BCT-7112, a single window of DNA contains:
- a CDS encoding ABC transporter ATP-binding protein has product MNIIEIEGLEKSFDIGDSKVKILKDINLQIQKGDFVCIMGASGSGKTTLLQLLGGLDIPSVGSIRVDGTEISTLKEKELALFRRHKIGFIFQQFNLIPVFNAEENVGLPLLLDNVSQKKATVTANRLLELVGLKGKEKHLPAQLSGGQQQRVAIARAFANEPAIILADEPTGALDSENSKNIIAALRNACDELGQTAVIVTHDPFVAAHADKVVFLLDGEVIHEHAESKGWKFRNIPQQVIHIQEIMNRHFKVGGKGDAMGN; this is encoded by the coding sequence ATGAATATTATTGAAATTGAAGGGTTAGAAAAATCGTTTGATATTGGAGATAGTAAAGTAAAGATCTTAAAAGATATTAATCTTCAAATTCAAAAAGGAGATTTTGTTTGTATTATGGGGGCAAGTGGATCGGGGAAAACGACCTTACTTCAGCTGTTAGGTGGATTAGATATTCCATCAGTAGGTAGTATTCGAGTTGATGGTACGGAGATTTCAACATTAAAAGAAAAAGAGCTCGCTTTATTTAGAAGGCATAAAATCGGTTTTATTTTTCAACAGTTTAATTTAATTCCAGTGTTTAATGCGGAGGAAAATGTAGGGTTGCCTTTATTATTAGATAATGTTTCACAAAAGAAGGCAACGGTGACAGCAAATCGTTTATTAGAGCTCGTTGGATTGAAAGGAAAAGAAAAGCATTTACCAGCACAGTTATCAGGTGGGCAACAGCAAAGGGTTGCGATAGCAAGAGCCTTTGCAAATGAGCCAGCTATTATATTAGCTGATGAGCCAACAGGGGCGTTAGATTCAGAAAACAGCAAAAATATTATTGCGGCACTTCGCAATGCATGTGATGAATTAGGGCAAACAGCTGTCATTGTAACGCACGATCCGTTCGTAGCGGCCCATGCTGATAAAGTCGTTTTCTTATTAGATGGTGAGGTGATTCATGAGCATGCTGAAAGTAAAGGATGGAAATTTCGAAATATCCCGCAACAAGTTATCCACATTCAAGAGATTATGAATC